The following are encoded together in the Streptomyces sp. NBC_00341 genome:
- a CDS encoding carbohydrate kinase family protein, protein MTGGLLVVGDVVTDVVARHATALVHGTDTKAGIRTLPGGAGANVACWAVRSGCPEVRLLARVGADSAGWHRDRLRRAGVRDLLAVDDGAPTATVVALVDSAAERTFLTDSGAALRLAPEDWSPSMLDGIGRLHLSGYLLFAERSRATALLALREAGRRNIPVSVDPASAGFLAELGVDRFLELVGEVDLLLPNADEARLLTALPGPADAAAELSLLVRQVVVTLGRDGALLATGGAVTGRVPADPVRDPVDSTGAGDAFTGGFLAALLAGEDPATAAAAGCLAGARAVMAVGGRPPLPEER, encoded by the coding sequence GTGACCGGTGGTCTCCTCGTTGTCGGGGACGTGGTCACGGACGTGGTGGCCCGGCACGCGACGGCGCTGGTCCACGGTACGGACACGAAGGCCGGCATCCGGACCCTGCCGGGCGGGGCCGGTGCCAACGTGGCCTGCTGGGCGGTGCGTTCCGGCTGCCCAGAGGTGCGGCTGCTGGCCCGGGTCGGCGCCGACTCCGCCGGCTGGCACCGGGACCGGCTGCGCCGGGCGGGCGTCCGCGATCTGCTGGCCGTGGACGACGGGGCGCCGACCGCGACGGTCGTCGCCCTGGTCGACTCCGCCGCCGAACGCACCTTCCTCACGGACAGCGGCGCGGCCCTGCGCCTCGCGCCGGAGGACTGGTCGCCGTCGATGCTCGACGGAATCGGCCGGCTCCACCTCTCCGGCTACCTGCTCTTCGCCGAGAGGAGCCGCGCGACGGCTCTGCTCGCGCTGCGGGAGGCCGGGCGGCGGAACATCCCGGTGAGCGTCGACCCGGCCTCCGCGGGGTTCCTGGCCGAGCTGGGCGTCGACCGCTTCCTGGAACTCGTCGGAGAGGTGGATCTGCTGCTGCCCAACGCGGACGAGGCGCGGCTGCTCACCGCCCTCCCCGGACCGGCCGACGCCGCGGCCGAGCTGAGCCTGCTGGTCCGCCAGGTGGTCGTCACCCTGGGCCGGGACGGCGCCCTGCTCGCCACCGGGGGCGCGGTGACCGGCCGGGTCCCGGCCGACCCGGTGCGGGACCCGGTGGACTCCACGGGGGCGGGCGACGCCTTCACCGGCGGCTTCCTCGCGGCGCTGCTGGCGGGCGAGGACCCCGCGACGGCCGCCGCGGCGGGATGCCTCGCGGGAGCACGGGCCGTCATGGCGGTGGGCGGACGGCCGCCGCTGCCGGAGGAGCGGTAG
- a CDS encoding uridine kinase, giving the protein MRFEAITWERLADALAAHADALEPSDGGPWLKVAVDGAPAARTGELAESLGQALRLRGRAVLPVSTAGFLRPASLRYEYGKRDPDSYYGSWFDTGALWREVFGPLEAGGNGRVLPDLWDPATDRATRSPYRLLPEGGVLVVHGPLLLGHWFPFDLSVHLRLSPGALRRRTEEAEQWTLPAFERYEDEVAPAGSADAVVRADDPRHPAWTGLRRDADG; this is encoded by the coding sequence GTGCGATTCGAAGCGATCACCTGGGAACGACTGGCGGACGCCCTCGCCGCGCACGCCGACGCCCTGGAGCCGTCCGACGGCGGGCCCTGGCTCAAGGTCGCCGTCGACGGGGCCCCGGCCGCCCGGACCGGCGAGCTGGCCGAGTCGCTCGGACAGGCGCTGCGGCTGCGCGGCCGGGCCGTGCTTCCCGTGTCCACGGCGGGGTTCCTGCGGCCCGCCAGTCTGCGGTACGAGTACGGCAAACGGGACCCCGACTCGTACTACGGCAGCTGGTTCGACACCGGAGCGCTGTGGCGTGAGGTGTTCGGGCCGTTGGAGGCGGGCGGCAACGGGCGGGTGCTGCCCGATCTCTGGGACCCGGCGACGGACCGGGCCACCCGGAGCCCCTACCGGCTCCTGCCGGAGGGCGGGGTGCTCGTGGTGCACGGCCCGTTGCTGCTGGGGCACTGGTTCCCGTTCGACCTGAGCGTCCACCTGCGGCTCTCGCCGGGCGCGCTGCGGCGGCGCACGGAGGAGGCCGAGCAGTGGACGCTGCCCGCCTTCGAACGGTACGAGGACGAGGTGGCGCCCGCCGGGAGCGCGGACGCGGTCGTCCGGGCCGACGATCCGCGCCATCCCGCCTGGACGGGCCTGCGGCGGGACGCGGACGGGTAG
- a CDS encoding nuclear transport factor 2 family protein yields MDLEFARTFASRWQDDWNSHDLERILTHYHQDVTFSSPMIARFTGDPSGTVRGKDQLRAYWARGLELIPDLEFEVMDVRVSVDTLVIDYRNQIGGRVYEVLTFRDGLVTGGLGAYGETLAR; encoded by the coding sequence ATGGACCTCGAATTCGCCCGCACGTTCGCCTCGCGGTGGCAGGACGACTGGAACTCCCATGACCTGGAACGCATCCTGACGCACTATCACCAGGACGTGACGTTCAGCTCTCCCATGATCGCCCGGTTCACCGGCGACCCCTCCGGCACCGTGCGCGGCAAGGACCAGCTGCGTGCGTACTGGGCGCGCGGTCTTGAGCTCATCCCCGACCTGGAGTTCGAGGTGATGGACGTCCGGGTGAGCGTCGACACCCTGGTGATCGACTACCGCAACCAGATCGGCGGCCGGGTGTACGAGGTGCTGACGTTCCGGGACGGGCTGGTGACCGGCGGCCTCGGCGCGTACGGGGAGACGCTCGCCCGCTGA
- a CDS encoding cupin domain-containing protein, whose amino-acid sequence MRRGGQQGRPVKALVIGGCVAALCFVPSAAVATPGSGVSGTVVAEGTSPGKLKVKTPKGRTDVTFRKITVEPGGSTGWHTHRGQLIAVVKKGTLTRTLDDCSVEVTPAGTSFIEPSGAKHRHIGRNLGTEPVVLWVTYLLPEGSELSDDADAVDCGGKGEGETGGKK is encoded by the coding sequence ATGAGACGTGGCGGACAGCAGGGGCGGCCGGTCAAGGCGCTTGTCATCGGGGGCTGTGTGGCAGCGCTCTGCTTCGTGCCGTCGGCGGCCGTCGCCACTCCGGGCAGCGGTGTGAGCGGCACCGTCGTCGCGGAGGGCACATCGCCGGGCAAGCTGAAGGTGAAGACGCCGAAGGGCCGTACCGACGTCACCTTCCGGAAGATCACCGTCGAGCCCGGCGGTTCCACCGGCTGGCACACCCACCGCGGTCAGCTGATCGCGGTCGTCAAGAAGGGGACGCTGACCCGCACCCTGGACGACTGCTCGGTCGAGGTGACGCCCGCCGGAACGTCCTTCATCGAGCCGTCCGGGGCCAAGCACCGCCACATCGGGCGCAACCTGGGGACCGAGCCCGTCGTCCTCTGGGTGACCTACCTGCTGCCCGAGGGCAGCGAACTCTCCGACGACGCCGACGCCGTGGACTGCGGCGGAAAGGGCGAGGGGGAGACCGGCGGGAAGAAGTGA
- a CDS encoding winged helix-turn-helix transcriptional regulator, producing MPREQQPAARPARRRSYDQFCAGARALDAVGDRWTLLIVRELLAGPRRYTDLHADLPGVSTDVLASRLKDMEQGGLATRRRLPPPAAAAVYELTERGHGLLPVLAALAEWGAPALAERRPTDAVRAHWFALPLLRALDGPGGPAGDGVLDVQLDEGEFHIRTGVREPGSAVYGDGPADRADARIVLDAELCLALGRGEATFAEAVGDGRIEVSGEGPLAAGLRGE from the coding sequence ATGCCACGTGAGCAACAGCCCGCAGCCCGCCCGGCCCGCCGCCGGAGTTACGACCAGTTCTGCGCCGGCGCACGCGCCCTGGACGCCGTCGGTGACCGGTGGACCCTGCTGATCGTCCGTGAACTGCTGGCCGGCCCGCGCCGGTACACCGATCTGCACGCCGACCTGCCCGGCGTCAGCACGGACGTCCTGGCCTCCCGGCTCAAGGACATGGAGCAGGGTGGACTGGCCACCCGCCGCCGGCTGCCGCCACCCGCCGCCGCCGCGGTGTACGAACTCACCGAACGCGGCCACGGCCTGCTGCCCGTCCTCGCCGCACTCGCCGAATGGGGAGCGCCCGCCCTCGCCGAGCGCCGGCCCACGGACGCGGTCCGGGCGCACTGGTTCGCGCTGCCGCTGCTGCGCGCACTGGACGGGCCCGGCGGACCGGCCGGTGACGGCGTGCTCGACGTACAGCTGGACGAGGGCGAGTTCCACATCCGTACGGGGGTACGGGAGCCCGGCAGCGCGGTCTACGGGGACGGTCCTGCGGACCGGGCCGACGCGCGCATCGTGCTCGACGCAGAGCTCTGCCTCGCGCTCGGGCGCGGCGAGGCGACCTTCGCAGAGGCGGTCGGGGACGGGCGGATCGAGGTGTCCGGCGAAGGGCCGCTGGCCGCAGGGCTGCGGGGCGAATGA
- a CDS encoding pyridoxal phosphate-dependent aminotransferase, which produces MEFRQSSKLNEVCYEIRGPVIEQANALEEAGHSVLRLNTGNPAQFGFEAPEEIVQDMIRMLPQAHGYTDSRGILSARRAVAQRYQAMGLTEVGVDDIFLGNGVSELISMAVQGLLEDGDEVLIPSPDYPLWTAVTTLAGGRAVHYMCDEASDWNPDLADMASKITDRTRAVVIINPNNPTGAVYPREVLEAILDLARRHGLMVFADEIYDQILYDDAEHHSVAVLAPDLVCLTFSGLSKTYRVAGFRSGWMVVSGPKQHARSYLEGLTMLASMRLCPNAPAQYAIQAALGGRQSIRELVVPGGRLYEQRNRAWEKLNEIPGVSCVKPKGALYAFPRIDPKVHPLVDDEKFVLDLLLREKIQVVQGTGFNWPRPDHFRILTLPYADDLDAAISRIGRFLTGYRQ; this is translated from the coding sequence ATGGAATTCCGCCAGTCCAGCAAGCTCAACGAGGTCTGCTACGAGATCCGGGGCCCGGTCATCGAACAGGCCAACGCCCTGGAGGAGGCGGGCCACAGCGTGCTCCGGCTCAACACGGGCAACCCGGCGCAGTTCGGTTTCGAGGCGCCGGAGGAGATCGTCCAGGACATGATCCGGATGCTCCCGCAGGCCCACGGCTACACCGATTCGCGCGGCATCCTCTCGGCCCGCCGGGCCGTCGCGCAGCGCTACCAGGCGATGGGGCTCACCGAGGTCGGCGTGGACGACATCTTCCTCGGCAACGGGGTCTCGGAGCTGATCTCGATGGCCGTGCAGGGCCTGTTGGAGGACGGTGACGAGGTGCTGATCCCGTCACCGGACTACCCGCTGTGGACCGCGGTGACGACGCTGGCCGGCGGCAGGGCCGTGCACTACATGTGCGACGAGGCCTCGGACTGGAACCCCGACCTGGCCGACATGGCATCGAAGATCACCGACCGGACCCGGGCCGTCGTGATCATCAACCCGAACAATCCGACCGGCGCCGTGTACCCGCGCGAGGTCCTCGAAGCCATCCTCGATCTGGCCCGCAGGCACGGCCTCATGGTGTTCGCCGACGAGATCTACGACCAGATCCTGTACGACGACGCCGAGCACCACAGCGTGGCGGTCCTCGCCCCCGACCTGGTCTGCCTCACCTTCAGCGGACTGTCCAAGACGTACCGGGTGGCCGGCTTCCGTTCGGGCTGGATGGTGGTGTCCGGTCCCAAGCAGCACGCGCGCAGCTATCTGGAGGGGCTGACCATGCTCGCCTCCATGCGGCTGTGCCCCAACGCCCCGGCGCAGTACGCCATCCAGGCCGCGCTCGGCGGCCGGCAGTCGATCCGGGAGCTGGTGGTGCCGGGCGGCAGGCTGTACGAGCAGCGCAACCGTGCCTGGGAGAAGCTGAACGAGATCCCCGGGGTGTCGTGCGTGAAGCCGAAGGGCGCGCTGTACGCCTTCCCGCGCATCGACCCGAAGGTGCACCCCCTCGTCGACGACGAGAAGTTCGTCCTGGACCTGCTGCTGAGGGAGAAGATCCAGGTCGTGCAGGGCACCGGCTTCAACTGGCCGCGGCCCGACCACTTCCGGATCCTGACCCTCCCGTACGCTGACGATCTCGACGCGGCCATCAGCCGGATCGGCCGCTTCCTGACCGGATACCGGCAGTGA
- a CDS encoding peptidase, with amino-acid sequence MSRSTCAACRVPVHTQFASFELVGPIVEGGLDPASDPAWAESGAKSPAEYARWAGHLCGMTCLRMALGADAPPLFALRDGALGYGAYTEDPDGAIHGLVYAPFADYVRESHGLDATVHRHLSPEEIPALLDAGRSVMASVHYAIRHPGRPAPGRGGHLVLLTSRTADGRGVHFHNPSGTSADTRAVELPLAEFARFFAGRGVSLAARA; translated from the coding sequence GTGAGCCGCTCCACCTGCGCCGCCTGCCGGGTCCCCGTGCACACCCAGTTCGCCTCGTTCGAGCTGGTCGGGCCGATCGTCGAGGGCGGGCTGGACCCGGCCTCCGACCCCGCGTGGGCGGAGTCGGGTGCGAAGTCGCCCGCGGAGTACGCGCGCTGGGCGGGGCACCTGTGCGGCATGACCTGTCTGCGGATGGCACTCGGCGCCGACGCCCCGCCCCTCTTCGCGCTGCGCGACGGAGCGCTCGGGTACGGCGCGTACACCGAGGACCCGGACGGCGCGATCCACGGCCTGGTCTACGCCCCCTTCGCCGACTACGTACGCGAGAGCCACGGCCTCGACGCCACCGTCCACCGGCACCTCTCGCCGGAGGAGATCCCGGCCCTGCTGGACGCGGGCCGGTCCGTCATGGCGTCGGTGCACTACGCGATCCGTCATCCCGGGCGGCCCGCGCCGGGGCGCGGCGGCCATCTGGTGCTCCTGACCTCGCGTACGGCCGACGGCAGGGGCGTGCACTTCCACAATCCGTCGGGCACCAGCGCGGACACCCGGGCGGTGGAGCTTCCGCTGGCCGAGTTCGCGCGGTTCTTCGCCGGGCGCGGAGTGTCGCTGGCCGCGCGGGCGTGA
- a CDS encoding SWIM zinc finger family protein — translation MSPRPGSLPPARGARPGARSRPGPDDLRRTFEAVPARTSGDDEPFADSWWGRAWVAALEALSMDAARLARGRAYADGGHVAAVTVTPGRVVAYVHGSRPRPYRAELRLRTFTDADWDTFLDAVAARPDHLAALLTKEMPHSLVDTAAASGVALLPAANDLDPSCSCPDHGWPCKHVSALCYQMARLLDADPFVLLLLRGRGERELLEDLGHRNAAHSARERPEAPAMPSVPAKDALADRFLPPLPAPFPVAPHPGQPPSYPSLPGSRDPLALDQLATDAAARAHALLTTGRDPLAGLTPWQDAVRLAAARPTAGLTATTRALYRELASATGRNITDLARAVAAWRQGGAEGLDVLESQWDPPAGPFDRARPALAAAGFPRFQPWRNHLTHPGGTLQLRFGHDGRWYGYESDPGQDEWWPRAAPDTDPVGALLELSGG, via the coding sequence ATGAGCCCCCGCCCCGGCTCCCTTCCGCCGGCCCGCGGGGCGAGGCCCGGCGCCCGGTCCCGGCCGGGCCCCGACGACCTGCGGCGGACCTTCGAAGCGGTACCCGCGCGGACGTCCGGAGACGACGAGCCGTTCGCGGACAGCTGGTGGGGCCGGGCCTGGGTGGCGGCGCTCGAAGCCCTGTCGATGGACGCGGCGAGACTCGCCAGGGGCCGTGCGTACGCGGACGGCGGGCATGTCGCCGCGGTCACCGTCACCCCCGGCCGTGTCGTCGCCTACGTGCACGGCAGCCGGCCCCGGCCCTACCGTGCCGAACTGCGGCTGCGCACCTTCACCGACGCCGACTGGGACACCTTCCTCGACGCGGTCGCCGCCCGCCCGGACCACCTGGCCGCGCTCCTTACCAAGGAGATGCCGCACTCCCTGGTGGACACGGCGGCCGCTTCCGGGGTCGCGCTGCTCCCCGCGGCGAACGACCTGGATCCCAGCTGCTCCTGCCCCGACCACGGCTGGCCCTGCAAACACGTCTCCGCGCTCTGCTACCAGATGGCCCGGCTGCTGGACGCCGACCCGTTCGTCCTCCTGCTGCTGCGAGGCCGGGGCGAGCGCGAACTCCTGGAGGACCTGGGCCACCGCAACGCCGCGCACTCCGCACGGGAGCGCCCCGAGGCCCCCGCCATGCCCTCCGTACCGGCGAAGGACGCGCTGGCGGACCGCTTCCTGCCGCCGCTGCCCGCCCCGTTCCCGGTGGCGCCGCACCCCGGGCAGCCGCCCTCGTACCCGAGCCTGCCGGGCAGCCGGGACCCGCTCGCCCTCGACCAGCTCGCCACGGACGCGGCCGCCCGCGCCCACGCCCTGCTCACCACCGGCCGCGACCCGCTCGCCGGGCTCACCCCCTGGCAGGACGCCGTCCGGCTGGCCGCCGCCCGCCCCACCGCGGGGCTGACCGCCACCACCCGGGCCCTCTACCGCGAGCTGGCCTCCGCGACCGGCCGCAACATCACCGACCTGGCCCGCGCCGTCGCCGCCTGGCGCCAGGGCGGGGCCGAGGGGCTGGACGTCCTGGAATCGCAGTGGGACCCCCCGGCGGGCCCGTTCGACCGGGCCCGCCCGGCTCTCGCCGCCGCCGGTTTCCCGCGCTTCCAGCCCTGGCGCAACCACCTCACCCACCCCGGCGGCACGCTCCAGCTCCGCTTCGGCCACGACGGCCGCTGGTACGGCTACGAGTCGGACCCGGGACAGGACGAGTGGTGGCCGCGCGCCGCACCGGACACCGACCCGGTGGGCGCGCTCCTGGAGCTCAGCGGCGGCTGA
- a CDS encoding SNF2-related protein: protein MSVVSPPQDAAVGRLLRCAAVFLPAPLPREGRVAFWDPEGAPLPGLVTASGAGLGSGADDRVSELTVVRRHGDQGAVRRQTVPALVLPLADAVPLLARARHQQSAHPATRCWGAAALHALHLVAGGRMLPGLTPDDHDAWRAGPRAAEDVAHLRAVAAAMPPEGYAVPFPDRTPLQVPEPEPLIASFLDAVADTLPRTPAAAFAMGAPFAATEAQHLPGAREWAVAVAAGLDAGVRVSLRLDLSAYELFDTTYSDGAPDSDGAPDADGVTNSDGVAEFDGPPDAADGTAGPGRPDTAARHAAAAVTQVHSLADPTYVVDAAALWNGGAGEPFGPRARIDAVLALRRAARVWAPLERLLDQPVPDVLALTEDELYELLSDAGARLSAAGVSVHWPRELARSLTAAAVVRPAPGTATDGTAFFDAEQLFAFNWQLSLGDQQLTEAEMDVLAEAHRPVVRLRDQWVVVDPALVRKARKRELGLLDPVDALAVALTGSAEVDGEQVDAVPVGALAALRSRIVDDDTTIAPPPGLDATLRDYQLRGLAWLDRMTALGLGGCLADDMGLGKTITLIALHLHRAHPAPTLVVCPASLLGNWHREINRFAPGVPVRRFHGTDRSLADPDGGFVLTTYGTMRSSAAELAAHSWGLVVADEAQHVKNPHSSTAKALRTIPSPARVALTGTPVENNLSELWALLDWTTPGLLGPLKAFRARHARIVENTGTAAGIGNDEAVERLSRLVRPFLLRRKKSDPGIAPELPPKTETDHPVFLTREQATLYEATVRETMAYIEASEGIARRGLIMKLLASLKQICNHPAQYLKEEPTRLTGRSGKLALLDELLDTILAEDGSVLVFTQYVTMARLLSAHLTSRAIPSQLLHGGTPVAERERMVDRFQSGEVPVFLLSLKAAGTGLNLTRAAHVIHYDRWWNPAVEEQATDRAYRIGQTQPVQVHRLIAEGTVEDRIGEMLLAKRALADAVLGAGETALTELSDRDLADLVSLRRPS, encoded by the coding sequence GTGTCCGTCGTATCGCCGCCGCAGGACGCGGCTGTCGGCCGTCTGCTGCGCTGCGCGGCCGTCTTCCTTCCCGCACCGCTGCCGAGGGAGGGACGCGTCGCGTTCTGGGACCCGGAGGGGGCCCCGCTCCCCGGCCTGGTCACCGCCTCGGGCGCGGGCCTCGGCTCCGGCGCGGACGACCGGGTCTCCGAGCTCACCGTCGTGCGACGGCACGGCGATCAGGGTGCCGTCCGCCGGCAGACCGTGCCGGCCCTCGTGCTGCCCCTGGCCGACGCCGTACCCCTGCTGGCCCGTGCCCGGCACCAGCAGTCCGCCCACCCCGCCACCCGGTGCTGGGGCGCCGCCGCGCTGCACGCGCTCCATCTGGTGGCCGGCGGCCGGATGCTCCCCGGGCTGACGCCCGACGACCACGACGCCTGGCGGGCCGGACCGCGCGCCGCAGAGGACGTCGCACATCTGCGCGCGGTCGCCGCGGCCATGCCGCCCGAGGGGTACGCGGTGCCGTTCCCCGACCGCACGCCCCTCCAGGTCCCCGAGCCCGAGCCGCTCATCGCCTCCTTCCTCGACGCGGTGGCCGACACCCTGCCCCGCACCCCGGCGGCGGCGTTCGCCATGGGGGCGCCCTTTGCCGCCACGGAGGCCCAGCACCTGCCCGGCGCCCGGGAATGGGCGGTGGCGGTCGCGGCCGGGCTCGACGCGGGCGTACGGGTGTCGCTGCGCCTGGACCTCTCCGCGTACGAACTCTTCGACACGACCTACTCCGACGGCGCCCCGGACTCCGACGGCGCCCCGGATGCCGACGGTGTGACGAACTCCGACGGTGTGGCGGAGTTCGACGGCCCGCCGGATGCGGCCGACGGCACGGCCGGTCCCGGCCGCCCCGACACCGCCGCACGGCATGCCGCCGCGGCCGTCACCCAGGTGCACAGCCTCGCGGACCCGACCTACGTCGTCGACGCCGCCGCCCTCTGGAACGGCGGGGCGGGCGAGCCCTTCGGCCCGCGCGCCCGGATCGACGCCGTGCTCGCGCTGCGCCGCGCCGCCCGCGTCTGGGCCCCGCTGGAACGGCTCCTCGACCAGCCCGTCCCCGACGTACTGGCCCTCACGGAGGACGAGCTGTACGAGCTGCTGAGCGACGCCGGGGCCCGGCTCTCGGCCGCCGGGGTGAGCGTGCACTGGCCCCGGGAGCTGGCCCGCTCGCTCACCGCGGCCGCCGTGGTGCGCCCCGCGCCGGGCACCGCCACCGACGGCACGGCGTTCTTCGACGCCGAACAGCTCTTCGCCTTCAACTGGCAGCTCTCGCTGGGCGACCAGCAGCTCACCGAGGCCGAGATGGATGTGCTGGCAGAGGCACACCGGCCCGTCGTGCGGCTGCGCGACCAATGGGTCGTCGTCGACCCCGCGCTCGTGCGCAAGGCGCGCAAGCGGGAGCTCGGCCTGCTCGACCCGGTGGACGCCCTCGCCGTCGCCCTGACCGGTAGCGCCGAGGTGGACGGCGAGCAGGTCGACGCCGTGCCGGTCGGCGCGCTCGCAGCGCTCCGCAGCCGCATCGTCGACGACGACACCACGATCGCACCGCCGCCCGGCCTCGACGCGACGCTCCGCGACTACCAGCTGCGCGGTCTCGCCTGGCTCGACCGGATGACCGCGCTGGGCCTCGGTGGCTGCCTGGCCGACGACATGGGCCTCGGCAAGACGATCACCCTCATCGCCCTCCACCTGCACCGCGCCCACCCCGCGCCCACCCTGGTGGTCTGCCCCGCCTCGCTGCTGGGCAACTGGCACCGGGAGATCAACCGCTTCGCCCCCGGCGTGCCCGTGCGCCGGTTCCACGGCACGGACCGCAGCCTCGCCGACCCCGACGGCGGCTTCGTCCTCACCACGTACGGCACGATGCGCTCCAGCGCCGCCGAACTGGCCGCGCACAGCTGGGGACTGGTCGTGGCCGACGAGGCGCAGCACGTGAAGAACCCGCACTCCTCCACGGCGAAGGCGCTGCGCACCATCCCGTCCCCGGCCCGGGTCGCCCTGACCGGCACCCCCGTCGAGAACAACCTCTCCGAGCTGTGGGCGCTGCTCGACTGGACGACGCCCGGACTGCTGGGCCCCCTCAAGGCGTTCCGGGCCCGGCACGCCCGGATCGTGGAGAACACCGGCACGGCCGCCGGGATCGGCAACGACGAGGCGGTCGAGCGGCTCTCCCGGCTGGTCCGCCCGTTCCTGCTGCGCCGCAAGAAGTCGGACCCGGGCATCGCGCCCGAGCTGCCGCCCAAGACGGAGACCGACCACCCCGTCTTCCTCACCCGCGAACAGGCCACGCTCTACGAGGCGACGGTGCGCGAGACCATGGCGTACATCGAGGCGTCGGAGGGCATCGCCCGGCGCGGCCTCATCATGAAGCTGCTGGCCTCGCTCAAGCAGATCTGCAACCACCCCGCGCAGTATCTGAAGGAGGAGCCGACCCGGCTCACCGGCCGCTCCGGAAAGCTCGCCCTGCTCGACGAGCTCCTCGACACGATCCTCGCGGAGGACGGCTCCGTCCTCGTCTTCACCCAGTACGTGACGATGGCCCGGCTGCTCTCCGCACACCTCACCTCGCGGGCGATCCCCTCCCAACTCCTGCACGGCGGCACCCCGGTGGCCGAGCGGGAACGGATGGTGGACCGCTTCCAGTCCGGCGAGGTGCCGGTGTTCCTGCTCTCGCTGAAGGCGGCCGGCACCGGGCTGAACCTCACCAGGGCCGCCCACGTCATCCACTACGACCGCTGGTGGAACCCGGCCGTCGAGGAGCAGGCCACGGACCGCGCCTACCGCATCGGGCAGACCCAGCCGGTCCAGGTGCACCGGCTGATCGCGGAGGGCACGGTCGAGGACCGGATCGGTGAGATGCTGCTGGCCAAGCGGGCCCTGGCCGACGCCGTGCTCGGCGCCGGGGAGACCGCGCTGACCGAGCTCAGCGACCGCGATCTCGCCGACCTCGTCTCCCTCCGGAGGCCGTCATGA
- a CDS encoding SPFH domain-containing protein: MVQVLLTALVVVVLAGVAYTVAAARVVKQYERGVVLRFGRLRNDVRGPGFTMVLPGVDRLRKVNMQIVTMPVPAQDGITRDNVTVRVDAVIYFKVVDASSAVVEVEDYRFAVSQMAQTSLRSIIGKSDLDDLLSNREKLNQGLELMIDSPAVGWGVQIDRVEIKDVSLPETMKRSMARQAEADRERRARVINADAELQASKKLSQAAAEMSSQPAALQLRLLQTVVAVAAEKNSTLVLPFPVELLRFLERAQQPTAPEAVGSPPQVPKAPAGTAPPVESAEPVKPVEPVESAEVAEAVEPVESAEVAEAVESAEAVPSSSAPATPSPAPPSPAPGPARTAPAPKQAPAAASPRPRPRPAPTGSKPAPTGSKPAPTGSKPAPTGSKPAPNGSKPAPKGSKPFARH; this comes from the coding sequence ATGGTCCAGGTGCTCTTGACCGCTTTGGTTGTGGTGGTCCTGGCGGGTGTCGCCTACACGGTGGCCGCCGCCCGGGTCGTCAAGCAGTACGAGCGGGGTGTGGTGCTCAGATTCGGCCGGCTCCGCAACGACGTACGAGGCCCCGGGTTCACCATGGTGCTCCCCGGCGTGGACCGGCTGCGCAAGGTCAACATGCAGATCGTGACGATGCCCGTGCCGGCCCAGGACGGGATCACCCGGGACAACGTCACCGTGCGGGTGGACGCGGTCATCTACTTCAAGGTGGTCGACGCGTCGAGCGCGGTCGTCGAGGTGGAGGACTACCGGTTCGCCGTCTCGCAGATGGCGCAGACGTCCCTGCGTTCGATCATCGGCAAGAGCGATCTGGACGATCTGCTGTCCAACCGGGAGAAGCTGAACCAGGGCCTGGAGCTGATGATCGACAGCCCCGCGGTCGGCTGGGGCGTACAGATCGACCGGGTGGAAATCAAGGACGTCTCGCTTCCGGAGACGATGAAACGCTCCATGGCGCGTCAGGCGGAGGCGGACCGTGAGAGGCGCGCCCGGGTCATCAACGCCGATGCGGAGCTCCAGGCGTCGAAGAAGCTGTCCCAGGCGGCAGCCGAGATGTCCTCCCAGCCCGCGGCGCTGCAGCTGAGGCTGCTCCAGACCGTGGTGGCGGTGGCCGCGGAGAAGAACTCCACCCTGGTGCTGCCGTTCCCGGTGGAGCTGCTCCGCTTCCTGGAACGGGCCCAGCAGCCGACAGCGCCGGAGGCCGTGGGCTCCCCGCCGCAGGTGCCGAAGGCCCCGGCCGGCACGGCGCCGCCGGTGGAGTCGGCGGAGCCCGTGAAGCCCGTGGAGCCTGTGGAGTCGGCGGAGGTCGCGGAGGCCGTGGAGCCTGTGGAGTCGGCGGAGGTCGCGGAGGCCGTGGAGTCGGCGGAGGCAGTGCCTTCGTCCTCGGCTCCGGCCACACCCTCGCCCGCGCCTCCGTCTCCGGCGCCCGGCCCGGCGCGGACGGCCCCCGCGCCGAAGCAGGCCCCGGCCGCCGCGAGCCCCCGGCCCCGGCCCCGTCCCGCACCCACCGGCTCGAAGCCCGCACCCACCGGCTCGAAGCCCGCACCCACCGGCTCGAAGCCCGCACCCACCGGCTCGAAGCCCGCACCCAATGGTTCGAAGCCCGCGCCCAAGGGCTCGAAGCCGTTCGCCAGGCACTGA